The following coding sequences are from one Nicotiana tomentosiformis chromosome 3, ASM39032v3, whole genome shotgun sequence window:
- the LOC104096251 gene encoding uncharacterized protein, producing the protein MIPPLLRTLAKGSIVLIGGSITISALTTSILRRKALINKEKLGKFCGCCKGKGFYICKLCKGNGTIRWSPLYDPVFINPCVCPTCDGQKVQRCLNCLGDGRVV; encoded by the exons ATGATTCCACCACTCCTGCGCACGTTAGCAAAAGGCTCCATTGTCCTTATTGGTGGATCCATCACTATCTCTGCACTCACCACTTCAATCCTTCGCCGTAAAGCCTTAATTAACAAG GAAAAGTTGGGGAAGTTTTGTGGGTGTTGTAAAGGAAAGGGATTTTATATATGTAAGCTGTGCAAGGGAAATGGTACAATAAGGTGGTCTCCACTGTATGATCCTGTGTTTATAAATCCATGTGTTTGTCCTACTTGCGATGGTCAGAA GGTACAGCGATGTCTCAATTGTTTGGGAGATGGACGGGTAGTATAA
- the LOC104119027 gene encoding pentatricopeptide repeat-containing protein At4g25270, chloroplastic, which produces MEIMALPLQQNISISINFRSPYPCAKSAYPTFSFTNENTKIRKLQNPKQTWVNRKTHISLPKSRQNQLVFNQRSPPKTKLEALETVITKLESTVNNGTEVNDPQIFASLLETCFNLQAIDHGIRVHRLIPEKLLRKNVGISSKLIRLYACSGQTLKAHELFDKMPKRNASAFPWNSIISGYAENGLFEDALAIYFQMVEEGVEPDCYTFPRALKACGGVGLIHAGEEVHRHVIRRGLESNGFILNALVDMYAKCGDIVKARKLFDQIGTKDLVSWNSMLIGYIRHELISEAFNLFRLMIRDGILPDSVSISALLVARLPFSIGKQIHGWVLRRGTNQELSVVNSLVDFYSDQKKLKQVRWLFEHMHERDVVSWNSVISAHSKHPEALSYFEKMVKFGAAPDGVTFVSLLSTCAHLGKLEDGERLFRIMKERYDISPRMEHYSCMVNLYGRIGLIDKAFDLVMKRMEFEAGPTIWGALLYACYRHSNVKIGEIAAERLFELEPDNEHNFELLMKIYNNAGLLEDVKRIKLMMVERGLDTSIPYKRC; this is translated from the coding sequence ATGGAGATAATGGCTCTGCCATTGCAGCAAAACATTTCCATTAGCATTAATTTCAGATCTCCCTATCCCTGTGCAAAATCCGCATACCCAACTTTCTCTTTTACAAACGAAAACACAAAAATTAGGAAACTGCAAAATCCAAAACAGACTTGGGTAAACCGTAAAACCCACATCAGTCTTCCAAAATCACGCCAAAACCAGCTGGTTTTCAATCAAAGAAGCCCTCCCAAAACCAAACTTGAAGCTCTTGAAACTGTCATCACTAAATTAGAGTCTACAGTAAATAATGGCACTGAGGTTAACGACCCACAAATCTTCGCTTCCCTTTTAGAAACATGCTTTAATTTACAGGCTATTGATCATGGTATCCGTGTTCATCGGCTCATCCCCGAGAAACTTTTACGTAAAAACGTTGGCATTTCATCCAAACTGATAAGGCTTTATGCGTGTAGTGGACAAACCCTGAAGGCACACGaactgtttgataaaatgccaaagAGAAATGCCTCAGCATTTCCTTGGAATTCGATTATATCTGGCTATGCTGAGAATGGCTTGTTTGAAGATGCGCTGGCAATTTATTTTCAGATGGTGGAGGAGGGTGTGGAGCCTGATTGTTACACTTTCCCACGTGCGTTGAAGGCATGTGGAGGAGTTGGGTTGATTCATGCAGGAGAGGAAGTTCATCGGCATGTGATTCGTCGTGGGTTGGAAAGTAATGGGTTTATTTTAAACGCGCTTGTTGATATGTACGCCAAATGTGGTGATATCGTTAAGGCTCGGAAACTCTTTGATCAAATTGGGACAAAAGATTTGGTTTCTTGGAATTCAATGCTCATCGGATACATTAGGCATGAGCTTATTAGTGAGGCGTTCAACTTGTTTCGTCTTATGATACGTGATGGAATATTACCTGACTCTGTCTCTATATCAGCATTACTTGTGGCCAGATTACCTTTCTCAATTGGTAAACAAATTCATGGATGGGTTCTTCGTCGAGGGACTAATCAAGAATTGTCTGTTGTTAACTCTTTGGTTGACTTCTATTCGGACCAAAAAAAGTTGAAGCAAGTGCGATGGTTATTTGAACATATGCACGAACGAGATGTGGTATCATGGAATTCGGTCATTTCAGCTCACTCTAAGCACCCTGAAGCTCTATCGTACTTTGAGAAGATGGTGAAATTTGGTGCCGCACCAGATGGAGTTACATTTGTGTCATTGCTGTCGACTTGTGCTCATTTAGGGAAACTAGAGGATGGGGAGAGGTTGTTTAGAATAATGAAAGAGAGGTATGATATTAGTCCAAGGATGGAACATTATAGTTGTATGGTGAATCTATATGGAAGGATAGGATTGATAGACAAAGCTTTTGATTTAGTAATGAAGAGAATGGAATTTGAAGCTGGACCAACCATTTGGGGTGCACTGTTATATGCTTGCTACAGACATAGCAATGTTAAAATAGGAGAGATAGCTGCGGAACGTCTGTTCGAGTTGGAACCAGATAATGAGCATAATTTTGAACTTTTGATGAAGATTTACAACAATGCTGGTCTACTAGAGGATGTAAAGAGAATAAAGCTAATGATGGTAGAACGAGGATTAGATACTTCGATACCATACAAAAGATGTTAA